The nucleotide sequence ATAACCAATCGTCTGCGTAATCGCTTTGCTGCGACTGATAATCAGAAACAACCCGCACCCGATGGTAAAGAACGAGGTGGCCAGCACCAGCGGATGATCCGTTTCCTCCGGCAGCGGAAGAACCCACGCCACCCAGAGCGACAGCCCCAGCAGGATCAATCCAAATAATAGCGACCACGTGTATCCCACAAGCGGTTCGACTTCACGTCGCGTCTGCGTTGCCACAAGCGAACGACGAATGAGCATCGGCAGCACCACACACTTAATCGTCAACGTCACTCCGGCCAGCAGCCATTCAAACCAAACCAACTGGCCACGATCAGACCAGATCACCGCCACACTCAGCAAAAAGGCCTGCGCCGCTACGGCACGAATCAGCACACCCAGGCGGGATGAACTCAACAGCTGTAAATTGATAAGAATGGTCAGCGCAACAAATAGGTGAATCAACATCCTTTACCTCACAATCCAAATAACCCACAGCGATGACAAGGCAAACGCCACGGCCAGCAACTGCGGCACACGAATCAGTTTGACGCGAGCCATGGTCGATTCAATTACGCCCACCAGTGCCGCAACGAGAAAGAGCCCAGCAACTACAAGCACACCATCAATCCATACAAATCCCGACCGGACGGGACAAAACAATCCACTGATCAGCAGTCCCAGCACCCACAGCTTCAATGCGCCCGCATATTCGATCATGGCCAAATCCGGACCGCTGTGATCCAGTATCATTACTTCATGAATCATGGTCAGTTCCAGATGTGTGGCAGGATCGTCCACTGGAATTCGTGCATTTTCCGTAAGATACACAATCAGAAAGGACAACAAAATGAACAGCAGTGCCGGAGCCAAACCGCCGGCATATATCGCGAAATCCAGTCGACTGTACATGCTGCTTAATGAAAGCGTATCCGTTGCCGACGCCAGACCGGCCAAGCCCAGAAGCAGTGCCGGTTCTGCCAGTGCCGAGAAAAAAGCCTCACGGCTGGCCCCCATCCCCTCGAAGCTGGATCCCGTATCCATGGCTGCGAGCATGGTAAAAAAACGGCCCAGCGACCACACATAAGCAAACAGCACCAGATCTCCCTCGAAATAAAGCAGTCCGCTGGCACCTCCCGCAGGAATGAGCAGCAGTGCAAACAGTGCAGCGGCCAATCCGACAATCGGACTGGCACGGAAAATCCAGCTGGTCGAATGACTGATCACCACATCCTTATGCCAGAGTTTTTCCAGATCATAATAAGGTTGCAGCCAGCAGGGGCCCCTTCGGCCAGAGAAGAAGGCTTTCGTCCGGTTTATAACTGATCGCAGCATAGGCGACAAAATCAACGCCAGCAGGCAGAAAAACAATGCATTCAAAAATCGCATAGCAAACTCCAGATCAGAATGCCCAGTAACGCCGCAACAATATAAAGAATATACAAATGAACATGTCCGTGCTGAATAATACGCAATCGGCTGAACAGCCTCGACAAGGACGAAAATAGAGGCACA is from Spartobacteria bacterium and encodes:
- a CDS encoding hydrogenase; this encodes MRFLNALFFCLLALILSPMLRSVINRTKAFFSGRRGPCWLQPYYDLEKLWHKDVVISHSTSWIFRASPIVGLAAALFALLLIPAGGASGLLYFEGDLVLFAYVWSLGRFFTMLAAMDTGSSFEGMGASREAFFSALAEPALLLGLAGLASATDTLSLSSMYSRLDFAIYAGGLAPALLFILLSFLIVYLTENARIPVDDPATHLELTMIHEVMILDHSGPDLAMIEYAGALKLWVLGLLISGLFCPVRSGFVWIDGVLVVAGLFLVAALVGVIESTMARVKLIRVPQLLAVAFALSSLWVIWIVR
- a CDS encoding hydrogenase, whose amino-acid sequence is MLIHLFVALTILINLQLLSSSRLGVLIRAVAAQAFLLSVAVIWSDRGQLVWFEWLLAGVTLTIKCVVLPMLIRRSLVATQTRREVEPLVGYTWSLLFGLILLGLSLWVAWVLPLPEETDHPLVLATSFFTIGCGLFLIISRSKAITQTIGYLTMENGIYALGLAAAVGNEVVVEMGILLDVFVAVFVMGITILHINREFDHIDTHAMAHLKD